A genomic window from Maylandia zebra isolate NMK-2024a linkage group LG20, Mzebra_GT3a, whole genome shotgun sequence includes:
- the noc2l gene encoding nucleolar complex protein 2 homolog: MAAKQKRKLEDLSVDEFLLTGFESDEEPPKQNGLKKKTDQNSPSPKKDQKSKGKASQHKEQLSRLKSKDPEFYKFLQENDQALLNFDDTDSSDDEDERGYHKLPSKLEEASSGDEEDDDDEYAAKSSKKAKKGADTIKVTDKMIDDWKVAMKKEPTAHLFREVTQAFKAAVATTKGEEGGQCRYKVADSSVFNALVLFCIKDIHGALQRMLNLKPDKDQKKSVLPSSSPRWQKNQMDIKMYLSGVVQLLSSLTEATVICAVLKHTNQLVPYYLCLPKQCRHLIKQLMKQWSTGEETSRVLAFLALNKICRQKQETYLNPILKQMYISYVQNCKFTSPNVLPMINFMQRTLTEMYALDTQVTYQHAFIYIRQLAIHLRNAMTMKKKETYQSVYNWQYIHCLFLWCRVLSTLHPSEVLQPLIYPLCQVIIGTMKLVPTARYYPLRMHCCRALTLLSGSTNTFVPVLPFLLEIFQQVDFNKKPGRISKKPINFAVILKLNKVNLIEKAYKDGMIDQLYDLILDYFHTQASSIGFPELALPTIIQLKAFLKECKVANYSKPVRQLLEKIQENSSHITGRRQKATFGVADATAVAAWEKQIQEEGTPLSKYYSQWKKLREKEIQLEISGKERMEDLNLPEIKRKKIEEKKAEDKKEFKGLFQSDSDSDEDDDAGLKIKCKKSSRASDDEDDDDFEDLSDLSDDEGEDLDDDDDEEEGDKKASKTPQPLSSSALIKLAEGEEDVIEDLELSDDD, encoded by the exons AGATCAAAAGTCTAAAGGTAAGGCCTCTCAGCACAAGGAGCAGCTGTCCAGGTTAAAGAGCAAAGATCCCGAGTTCTACAAGTTTCTGCAGGAAAACGACCAGGCACTTTTAAATTTTGACGACACCGACAGCTCAGACGATGAAGACGAGAGAGGGTATCACAAACTACCATCTAAACTGGAG GAGGCCAGCTCTGGggatgaagaagatgatgaCGATGAATATGCAGCAAAAAGTTCAAAGAAAGCCAAGAAGGGAGCAGATACTATCAAAGTCACAGACAAAATGATAGACGACTGGAAAGTGGCCATGAAGAAAGAACCCACAGCTCATCTCTTCAGAGAAGTCACGCAGGCCTTCAAGGCTGCTGTCGCCACAACGAAGGGTGAAGAGGGCGGTCAGTGCCGCTACAAAGTAGCTGACAGCTCAG TGTTCAATGCTTTGGTCCTGTTCTGCATCAAAGATATCCACGGAGCTCTGCAGAGGATGCTTAACCTGAAGCCAGATAAAGAccaaaaaaa GTCAGTGCTTCCTTCGTCTAGTCCAAGATGGCAGAAGAATCAGATGGACATAAAGATGTATCTCAGTGGAGTGGTTCAG CTGTTATCCAGCCTAACGGAGGCTACGGTCATCTGCGCGGTCCTGAAGCACACCAACCAGCTCGTACCGTATTACTTGTGTCTACCCAAACAGTGTCGCCACCTGATTAAG caACTAATGAAGCAGTGGAGCACGGGGGAAGAGACGAGTCGGGTTCTTGCCTTCCTGGCCCTCAATAAAATCTGccgccagaaacaggaaacgtACCTCAACCCGATTCTTAAG CAAATGTACATTTCTTATGTACAAAACTGCAAGTTCACATCTCCCAACGTGCTGCCCATGATCAACTTCATGCAGAGAACTCTGACAGAGATGTATGCCCTGGACACGCAGGTCACTTACCAGCACGCCTTCATCTATATCCGACAGCTGGCCATTCACCTCAGAAACGCCATGACCATGAAGAAGAAG gAAACGTATCAATCAGTTTATAACTGGCAGTATATTCACTGTCTGTTCCTGTGGTGTCGGGTCCTGAGCACACTCCACCCCAGTGAGGTACTGCAGCCTCTGATCTATCCACTCTGCCAAGTCATAATTGGCACCATGAA ACTGGTTCCCACAGCGAGATATTACCCTCTGAGGATGCACTGTTGCAGAGCGCTCACTCTGCTGTCTGGCAGCACCAACACGTTTGTGCCCGTTCTGCCTTTCCTCTTGGAG ATCTTCCAGCAAGTTGATTTCAACAAGAAACCCGGACGAATAAGTAAGAAACCCATCAACTTTGCAGTCATCCTGAAGCTTAACAAGGTCAACCTAATCGAGAAAGCCTACAAG GACGGGATGATTGACCAGCTGTACGACCTGATACTAGATTACTTCCACACTCAGGCCAGCTCCATCGGGTTCCCTGAGCTCGCCTTGCCCACCATCATTCAG CTGAAAGCGTTCCTGAAGGAATGCAAAGTGGCCAATTACTCTAAGCCGGTGCGTCAGCTGTTGGAGAAGATACAGGAAAACAGCAGCCACATCACAGGACGGAGACAGAAGGCCACATTTGGAGTGGCCGATGCCACCGCTGTG GCGGCTTGGGAGAAGCAAATCCAGGAGGAGGGGACCCCCCTGAGCAAATATTACAGCCAGTGGAAGAAGCTGCGAGAGAAGGAGATCCAGCTGGAGATTTCTGGCAAGGAAAGG ATGGAGGATCTGAACCTTCCTGAGATCAAACGGAAGAAGATTGAAGAGAAGAAGGCCGAGGACAAAAAGGAGTTCAAGGGTCTGTTCCAGTCTGACAGCGACTCCGATGAAGATGACGATGCAGGACTCAAAATCAAAT GTAAGAAGAGCAGCCGTGCGTCAGATGACGAGGATGACGATGATTTTGAAGACCTGTCTGACCTGAGCGATGATGAGGGAGAAGACTTAG atgatgatgatgatgaagaggaaggaGATAAAAAGGCTTCCAAGACTCCTCAGCCGCTGTCCTCCTCTGCTCTGATAAAGCTGGCTGAGGGAGAGGAGGATGTAATCGAAGACCTGGAACTGTCTGATGACGACTGA